A stretch of Antennarius striatus isolate MH-2024 chromosome 6, ASM4005453v1, whole genome shotgun sequence DNA encodes these proteins:
- the LOC137596518 gene encoding matrix metalloproteinase-20-like codes for MLLSCWVVVSLLTGLCFPASAQSPPSTEPQVDLKLAADYLQRYYNLHKEPAVRLKRSSPPFTYNLKDMQMFFGLRATGELDSDTLEVMKSPRCGVPDVEEYSHIQRTRWNKNVITYSIGRYTRDLPRRTVDLLVESAFRVWAGASSLTFVRSPTRNADIMVEFVTNEHGDFYPFDGPRGTLAHAFGPGSGIGGDTHFDDDERWTAGETGFNLFVVAAHEFGHALGLKHSRNPESLMYPTYKSSHRAYLLSREDVANINALYSPVRSHPDYFLRRGWSSRFNPWVSRSLFPQPMRDKCQPDLTFDAVSILGDATLFFRKKHLWIKHKNQEGFQEGPIVNFMPKIKTSIDAAFWVPHRSRAYLIHKSMFWTVRGSLKRGRHRALCHFGFPAGVQDVDAAVHVVETGRTLFFMHDVYWSYNENRRVMDLGYPKNISDDFPGIDAAINAALHRDGFIYFFVGLHVYKYDYAQKHVVGVEKANSWLGC; via the exons ATGCTGCTCTCCTGCTGGGTCGTGGTCTCCCTCTTGACCGGTTTGTGTTTTCCAGCGTCTGCTCAGAGCCCTCCTTCCACAGAACCACAGGTGGACTTGAAGCTGGCTGCT GACTACCTGCAGCGCTACTACAACCTGCACAAAGAGCCAGCGGTGCGTTTGAAGCGGAGCTCGCCTCCCTTCACCTACAACTTGAAGGACATGCAGATGTTCTTTGGGCTGCGTGCGACAGGTGAGCTGGACTCCGACACCCTGGAGGTGATGAAGAGCCCTCGCTGTGGCGTCCCAGATGTGGAAGAATACAGCCACATCCAGAGGACACGATGGAACAAGAACGTCATCACGTACAG CATCGGCAGGTACACCAGAGATTTGCCTCGCCGCACTGTGGATTTGCTGGTTGAGTCAGCGTTCAGAGTTTGGGCCGGAGCCAGCAGTCTAACGTTTGTCAGGTCACCCACCCGCAACGCTGACATCATGGTGGAGTTTGTGACCAACG AACATGGAGACTTTTACCCATTCGACGGACCCAGAGGAACACTGGCACACGCCTTCGGGCCGGGGTCGGGCATCGGCGGGGATACGCATTTTGATGACGACGAGCGCTGGACCGCAGGAGAAACAG GTTTTAATCTATTTGTTGTAGCTGCACATGAATTCGGTCATGCTCTGGGCTTGAAGCACTCAAGAAACCCAgagtcactgatgtatccaaCCTACAAGTCCTCCCATCGAGCCTACCTTTTATCCAGGGAAGACGTAGCAAACATCAACGCACTTTACA GTCCAGTAAGAAGTCATCCAGATTATTTTCTGAGGCGTGGCTGGAGCTCTCGGTTTAACCCCTGGGTGTCAAGATCGCTGTTCCCTCAGCCCATGAGAGATAAATGCCAACCAGACCTGACATTTGACGCTGTGTCCATTCTTGGGGACGCCACcttgtttttcagaaaaaa ACATCTCTGGattaaacataaaaatcagGAAGGTTTCCAAGAAGGTCCCATCGTCAACTTCATGcccaaaataaaaaccagcatCGATGCTGCCTTCTGGGTTCCTCATAGATCCAGAGCGTACCTCATTCACA AATCCATGTTCTGGACCGTTAGAGGCTCTCTCAAGAGGGGAAGGCACCGCGCCCTGTGCCACTTTGGGTTTCCAGCTGGGGTGCAGGATGTTGATGCGGCGGTGCATGTTGTGGAAACAGGACGCACCCTCTTCTTTATGCATGATGTTTACTGGAG TTACAATGAAAATCGAAGGGTCATGGATTTGGGTTATCCAAAAAACATTAGCGACGACTTTCCCGGCATCGATGCCGCCATAAATGCAGCTCTTCATCGAGACG GTTTCATCTACTTCTTTGTGGGACTGCATGTCTACAAATACGACTACGCCCAGAAACATGTTGTCGGGGTTGAGAAAGCTAATTCCTGGCTTGGGTGTTGA
- the mmp13b gene encoding collagenase 3, translated as MIALLLLTLVAHSFSLPLPSRDKEDWLLAEKFLRRFYGLPAGLQGRQKTSGAFQTKIKEMQKFFKLKVTGNLDDNTLELMKQARCGVPDIGEYNHFPRHLKWQKNNVTFRILNYTPDLRRPDVDRAVRSALNVWSDVTPLTFKKLHNGVADIMISFGSREHGDYNPFDGPNGLLAHAYPPGEGIGGDTHFDEDEHWTKDSSAYNLFIVAAHELGHALGMSHSTDAGALMYPVYSYATGYPLAEDDIEGIQALYGPNPNSKKVKPKPDAPNKCDPMLSFDAVTELRGETIIFKDRFYWRLHPQMAEPEQTLIKSTWPSIPNKVDAAYENPEKDIVLIFSGIRMWALNGYNLVDGYPKYIHKLGLPKKIRKVDAAVYIRDTRKTLLFTDEDYWSYDETTGAMDSGYPRSIEEDFPGMDDEVDAVAYHYGYLYFFHEHIQYEYSYTSRKVLRILRTNSILNC; from the exons ATGATCGCTCTGTTGCTGCTAACGCTGGTCGCTCATTCCTTTTCTCTGCCTCTGCCATCCAGGGACAAAGAAGACTGGCTTCTAGCAGAG aagttcCTTCGTCGGTTCTATGGACTTCCAGCCGGCCTCCAGGGGAGACAGAAGACGTCCGGTGCTTTTCAGACCAAAATCAAGGAGATGCAGAAGTTCTTCAAACTCAAG GTGACGGGTAACCTGGACGACAACACTCTGGAGCTGATGAAGCAGGCCAGATGTGGCGTCCCAGACATCGGGGAGTACAACCACTTCCCTCGACACCTCAAATGGCAAAAGAACAACGTCACGTTCAG GATATTGAATTACACACCCGATCTGAGGAGGCCTGACGTGGACAGAGCCGTCCGTAGTGCTCTGAACGTTTGGTCCGACGTCACCCCTCTGACCTTTAAGAAGCTGCACAACGGCGTCGCTGACATCATGATCAGCTTTGGATCGAGAG AACACGGTGACTACAACCCTTTCGATGGGCCTAACGGGCTGCTGGCTCACGCCTACCCGCCCGGCGAAGGCATCGGAGGAGACACTCACTTTGACGAAGACGAGCACTGGACCAAGGATTCATCAG CTTACAACCTGTTCATCGTGGCGGCCCATGAGTTAGGCCACGCCCTGGGGATGTCTCATTCCACCGACGCCGGCGCCCTGATGTACCCCGTCTACTCGTACGCTACGGGTTACCCTCTGGCTGAAGATGACATAGAAGGCATTCAAGCTCTCTATG GCCCGAACCCAAACTCCAAGAAAGTGAAGCCCAAGCCTGACGCTCCAAACAAATGTGACCCCATGCTGAGTTTTGATGCTGTTACAGAGCTCAGAGGGGAAACCATCATCTTCAAGGACAG ATTCTACTGGCGTCTCCATCCCCAGATGGCCGAGCCCGAGCAGACGCTGATCAAGTCGACGTGGCCCTCCATCCCCAACAAGGTGGACGCAGCGTACGAGAACCCAGAGAAGGACATAGTCCTCATATTCAGCG GGATCCGGATGTGGGCTTTGAATGGATACAACCTTGTGGATGGTTATCCAAAATACATCCACAAGCTGGGACTCCCTAAGAAGATAAGGAAAGTAGATGCCGCTGTCTACATCAGAGACACCAGGAAGACTCTGCTCTtcactgatgaagactactggAG CTACGATGAAACAACAGGTGCCATGGACAGCGGCTACCCACGATCCATAGAGGAAGACTTCCCTGGGATGGATGACGAAGTCGACGCTGTGGCTTATCACTACG GATACTTGTATTTCTTCCACGAACACATACAATACGAGTATAGTTACACCTCCAGGAAGGTCCTCCGCATCCTCAGGACCAACTCTATCCTCAactgctga
- the tsku gene encoding tsukushi, whose translation MMALLLWIDVLLLLASVQSSAVKNCHPRCRCEVESFGLFDSFSLTRVDCRGLEPGTNMPIPIPLDTAYLDLSSNIMGPLSDAMLAGPGYTTLISLDLSSNHISEVSPHSLSKLRYLETLDLSHNNLESLSQNCFSGLPLAEVNLSYNAFQEFDMEVFPAKVNGEPVSVDLSHNRLETVSVTLHGRILHIQSLNLSANRLFSVPKLAGLSLRLLILDGNPITRIKEGAFAQLKDLVYLSLRGLSDLQEIEPHGFKGLQSLQVLDLSNNPQLKTLSPTVFSGLDSLQELHFSDSGLTSLPNNILAYMPSIKSITLGENVICWRTQKQVQFHRHLGNLQHNDIMTCNQKGTIM comes from the exons ATGATGGCACTCCTCCTGTGGATCGACGTGTTGTTGTTACTGGCTTCTGTCCAGTCCAGTGCTGTCAAGAATTGCCACCCCCGGTGCCGCTGCGAGGTCGAAAGTTTTGGCCTGTTTGACAGTTTCAGCCTGACTAGGGTGGACTGCCGGGGGTTGGAGCCCGGCACCAACATGCCAATTCCCATCCCACTGGACACGGCCTACCTAGACCTGTCCTCCAATATCATGGGTCCACTCAGCGACGCCATGCTCGCCGGTCCAGGCTACACCACCCTCATCAGCTTGGACTTAAGCAGCAACCATATATCAGAG GTAAGCCCTCATTCTTTGTCCAAGCTGCGTTACCTGGAGACTCTGGATCTGAGCCACAACAACCTGGAGAGTCTCTCACAAAACTGTTTCTCCGGTCTTCCTCTGGCCGAGGTCAACCTCAGCTACAACGCCTTCCAAGAGTTTGATATGGAGGTGTTCCCCGCTAAAGTTAACGGGGAGCCCGTCAGCGTGGATCTGTCTCACAACAGGCTTGAGACAGTTTCCGTCACTCTGCACGGGAGAATACTTCACATTCAGAGCTTAAATCTATCAGCCAATCGACTCTTTAGCGTCCCGAAGCTGGCAGGGCTTTCGCTGCGGCTCCTCATTCTGGATGGGAACCCCATCACCCGCATCAAAGAGGGAGCTTTTGCTCAGCTGAAAGATCTGGTGTATTTATCTCTCCGTGGCCTCAGTGACCTTCAGGAAATTGAGCCGCATGGCTTCAAGGGTCTCCAGAGTCTTCAAGTTCTGGATCTTTCCAACAACCCTCAGCTTAAAACTCTGAGCCCGACTGTCTTTAGTGGACTAGACTCCCTGCAAGAGCTGCATTTTTCTGATTCTGGTTTGACATCTTTACCAAATAACATTCTGGCTTACATGCCCAGCATTAAGAGTATAACCCTGGGAGAAAACGTTATTTGCTGGAGGACCCAGAAACAAGTACAGTTCCACCGGCATCTGGGTAATCTCCAACACAATGACATAATGACCTGTAATCAGAAGGGCACCATAATGTGA